Proteins co-encoded in one Natronorubrum daqingense genomic window:
- a CDS encoding TlpA family protein disulfide reductase produces the protein MSTPQRNPIERRAVLGSIAVGAIGAIAGCLDESEDGTDDDSSDEPEPVSSDEDAAWQTTSLTDVRTDEEFTLGEFDHPLFLHTFSTGCATCHSQHYEFEEFYERAEGDVEIVDVTTDVGASPDDIRAYAEDDDYEWRFAIAEEEVIEGLVSDVGRDVTNSARSPVVMICPDGESYRYEKRVDADEFESMIDDEC, from the coding sequence ATGAGCACACCACAACGGAACCCGATCGAGCGACGCGCCGTGCTCGGATCGATCGCTGTGGGGGCTATCGGTGCCATTGCGGGATGTCTCGACGAGAGTGAGGACGGTACGGACGACGACTCGAGCGACGAGCCAGAGCCGGTCTCGAGCGACGAGGACGCGGCGTGGCAAACGACGTCGTTGACGGACGTGCGGACCGACGAGGAGTTTACGCTCGGCGAGTTCGACCACCCGCTTTTCCTTCACACGTTTTCGACTGGCTGTGCGACCTGCCACAGTCAACACTACGAGTTCGAAGAGTTCTACGAACGGGCCGAGGGGGACGTCGAAATCGTCGACGTGACGACGGACGTCGGTGCCAGTCCGGACGACATTCGGGCCTATGCAGAAGACGACGACTACGAGTGGCGATTCGCAATCGCTGAAGAGGAGGTCATCGAGGGGCTCGTGAGCGATGTCGGCCGTGACGTCACCAACAGCGCCAGATCCCCGGTGGTCATGATCTGTCCCGACGGCGAGAGTTACCGCTACGAGAAACGCGTCGACGCCGACGAGTTCGAATCGATGATCGACGATGAGTGTTGA
- a CDS encoding MaoC family dehydratase: MRTSTTFLGSLDNVCRMAGLYYEEFTVGETIEHERRRTISESDNQRFCDMTMNQQPLHLDAEFAADTEFGGRLVNGLYTMSLATGISIPETTDGTIVANLSYDDVEHPKPVFHGDTIRAQSTVTEKRETSDGERGIVTMCVEVFNQDDDLVCSFDRTILSLKRALEE, translated from the coding sequence GTGAGAACGAGCACGACGTTTTTAGGCTCGCTGGACAACGTCTGTCGTATGGCTGGACTGTACTACGAGGAGTTCACCGTCGGAGAGACGATCGAACACGAGCGTCGGCGCACGATTTCCGAGAGCGACAATCAGCGCTTTTGCGATATGACGATGAACCAACAGCCGTTGCACCTCGACGCGGAGTTCGCGGCCGACACCGAGTTCGGCGGGCGACTGGTCAACGGGCTCTACACGATGTCGCTCGCGACCGGGATTTCGATTCCGGAGACGACCGACGGCACCATCGTCGCGAATCTGTCGTACGACGACGTCGAGCATCCGAAGCCGGTCTTTCACGGCGATACGATCCGTGCCCAATCGACGGTCACCGAAAAACGCGAAACCAGCGACGGCGAGCGCGGAATCGTCACGATGTGCGTCGAGGTGTTCAATCAGGACGACGACCTCGTCTGTTCGTTCGATCGAACGATTCTCTCGCTCAAACGCGCACTCGAGGAGTGA